A genomic stretch from Halalkalibacillus sediminis includes:
- a CDS encoding antibiotic biosynthesis monooxygenase family protein translates to MNKLWITHGTTDYLTSLKEKDNSIVVSEDEDKAVAFIEGESQEVFKEAHEYEVIDHEGSLSQEGFIVLNNIPVTQEGRPIFEDRFKNRAGKIEDTEGFQAIRILRPKNSNTYIVFTQWKDEASFKQWRESKAFDKAHQKSGPESKEKPSFIAGESYLTKLNVVK, encoded by the coding sequence ATGAACAAACTATGGATTACACATGGCACCACCGATTACTTAACGTCTTTGAAAGAAAAAGATAACTCTATCGTAGTATCAGAGGATGAAGATAAAGCAGTCGCTTTCATCGAAGGTGAATCTCAAGAAGTTTTTAAAGAAGCACACGAATACGAAGTGATTGATCATGAAGGGTCGCTTTCCCAGGAAGGGTTCATCGTTTTGAATAACATTCCTGTCACCCAAGAAGGGCGTCCGATTTTCGAAGACCGATTCAAAAATCGCGCAGGTAAAATCGAAGATACTGAAGGATTCCAAGCCATTCGAATCCTACGGCCTAAGAATAGCAATACTTATATCGTGTTTACCCAGTGGAAAGATGAAGCTTCATTTAAACAATGGAGAGAATCCAAGGCTTTCGACAAGGCTCACCAAAAATCTGGACCAGAAAGTAAAGAGAAACCGTCATTCATCGCGGGAGAATCTTATTTGACGAAGTTGAATGTCGTTAAATAA
- a CDS encoding acyl-CoA dehydrogenase family protein — MGSSYLQEEHYMFRDSLRKFLEKEAVPFYEDWEEERMIPRKLWTKMGDNGFLCPWLDEEFGGLGADFGYSVVFNEEIERVGTSMIGLGLHNDIVVPYLNDYGSAGKKVEWLPKCVSGECITAIAMTEPDAGSDLAGIKTTAIKDGDHYILNGQKTFITNGILADLVVVVCKTDPSAGHKGISLLVVEEGMEGFSKGRKLDKVGLHAQDTAELFFEDVKIPEENLLGEEGKGFYYLMEKLQQERLIVGISGQVAAEEMLEMTMDYVKERKAFGKRVSQFQNTQFKIAETATEIKIGRTFLDDVISKHMDGEEVVTEVSMAKWWITDMARRTANTCMQLHGGYGYMEEYPIARRYRDIPVSSIYAGTNDIMKNIIAKNMGL, encoded by the coding sequence ATGGGCAGCAGTTATTTACAAGAAGAACACTACATGTTTCGTGACTCCCTACGAAAATTTTTAGAAAAAGAAGCGGTTCCTTTTTACGAAGATTGGGAAGAGGAGAGGATGATTCCTCGAAAGCTATGGACGAAGATGGGTGATAATGGTTTCCTATGTCCTTGGCTTGATGAGGAGTTTGGAGGATTAGGAGCAGATTTCGGCTATTCGGTTGTATTTAATGAAGAAATCGAGCGCGTAGGCACGAGCATGATCGGGTTAGGACTACATAATGATATAGTAGTTCCGTACCTGAATGACTATGGTTCTGCAGGAAAAAAAGTAGAGTGGTTACCGAAATGCGTTTCAGGTGAGTGCATAACAGCGATTGCGATGACGGAACCTGATGCAGGGTCAGATCTTGCTGGTATTAAGACTACTGCGATAAAAGATGGAGACCATTATATTTTGAACGGTCAAAAAACCTTCATAACGAATGGTATATTAGCTGATTTGGTTGTAGTCGTGTGTAAAACTGATCCAAGCGCGGGTCATAAAGGCATCAGTCTCTTAGTTGTAGAAGAGGGGATGGAAGGCTTTTCTAAAGGTAGAAAACTGGATAAAGTGGGTCTTCATGCACAAGACACAGCTGAATTATTTTTTGAAGATGTTAAAATTCCTGAAGAAAACTTGTTGGGTGAAGAAGGCAAAGGGTTTTATTACTTGATGGAGAAATTACAGCAAGAGCGATTGATTGTCGGAATCAGCGGCCAGGTTGCTGCTGAAGAAATGTTAGAAATGACCATGGATTACGTTAAGGAGAGAAAAGCTTTCGGAAAGCGTGTATCACAATTTCAAAATACACAATTCAAAATAGCCGAAACGGCAACGGAAATAAAAATTGGTCGGACATTCTTAGATGATGTGATTTCTAAACATATGGATGGAGAAGAAGTTGTCACGGAAGTATCAATGGCTAAGTGGTGGATCACAGATATGGCGAGACGGACCGCAAATACTTGTATGCAATTGCACGGTGGATATGGCTATATGGAGGAATATCCGATTGCACGCAGGTATCGGGATATACCTGTTTCTTCTATTTATGCAGGGACGAACGATATCATGAAAAATATTATCGCGAAAAATATGGGGTTATAA